The Bacteroidota bacterium DNA window TTCTTTGGCATAGTTGGCCAAGGCTGTATAACCCGTTAGCACATCGAAAAACAAAATCATCAATAACAATAGCCATGCGTTTACTTTACCCATGAAACCTATAATAAGCCATACGCCCATCATCACTTCGGCAATACATATAATAATTGATATGCCTACAGACCAAGGTTTGAAAAAAGTCCACCCAAATATATCAAAATACTCGTCCAACTTAAAACCAAATCCATGCGGGTCGTTTGCTTTAATAAAACCAGAGAATATAAATAAACAGCCAACGATAATGCGGCAAATCCAAGTGATGGTGACTTTTTTATTCATAAATATATATAATTATTTAGATTCTTCATCCAGTTTTATTAAAGCGAATATGGCATAGTTTATCATATCCATTAGGTTCGACTCCACTCCTTCCGAAGCTTGCGTTTTGCCATCGTTATCATTTATTTGGCTTATACGTAGTAACCTTACCAACATCATATCGGTAAACGTGCTCACCCGCATATCACGCCAAGCTTCACCATAGTCACTGTTTTTGGCTTGCATCAAACTGCGGGTTTCATTCAGTGTATTATTATATAGTTTGGTCAATTCATCAATGGGCAGCTCTTTTTCATAATCATTTCCCATTTGCAATTGTATAAGAGCAATGGCACAATAATTCACGATGCCCATAAATTCCGATTCCACCCCTTCGTCTACCGCAGTGTTTCCTTTTTCCTCAATGGTTCTTATCCTTTTTGCTTTAATAAATATTTGATCGTAGATGCTTGAGGGACGGAGTATCCGCCACGAGGTACCGTAGTCCCTATTTTTGGCTGTGAAAATGCTTCTGCATTTTTCTACTATCGAATCGTATTGTGCTAATGTGTCCATGTGTAAATTTGCAGCAAATTAAATCTATAAACCCCAATAACATGTTCATCAATTGCAAAGGCCAACTAATAGACCTCACAAAACCCTGTGTGATGGGCATTATAAACACCACACCCGATTCATTTTATACTTTGAGCCGCACCCAATTAGTAGATGATGCCCTAAAATTGGCCGAACAAATGCTAAA harbors:
- a CDS encoding DUF1599 domain-containing protein, giving the protein MDTLAQYDSIVEKCRSIFTAKNRDYGTSWRILRPSSIYDQIFIKAKRIRTIEEKGNTAVDEGVESEFMGIVNYCAIALIQLQMGNDYEKELPIDELTKLYNNTLNETRSLMQAKNSDYGEAWRDMRVSTFTDMMLVRLLRISQINDNDGKTQASEGVESNLMDMINYAIFALIKLDEESK